A window of Excalfactoria chinensis isolate bCotChi1 chromosome Z, bCotChi1.hap2, whole genome shotgun sequence contains these coding sequences:
- the CA9 gene encoding carbonic anhydrase 9 isoform X1 has product MYARQSRPAGSRGPSRTPHLLEMNRTALRVCVLLLAGLGRAAAGQEYDHNDENAPHSQERGPSDSHWSYEDLGQWTKHFPACAGTMQSPININTETTIFSPQLRPIQLSGYSLPASQMLILKNNGHTVVLKLPESLAIVGGYAQQYRAVQLHLHWGSPSKAGSEHTVDHKRFAGELHVVHYNTKYESFEAAMTRPDGLAVLGVFLEVGPRENPYYQQILEHLHNIQGEDDEVFVPGFNIAGLLPDSLHLYFHYNGSLTTPPCHESVKWTVFNQTVMLSKEQMTTLVSSLQTDDNHPLMNNFRPEQSLHRRWVLASFEPGSSRERQVPAGGGSSATAAGHTSSFHAGDVLAVLFGVLFAITMLAFLLYVYKNRSQNARLDSPTKSKVIYTAATAENTA; this is encoded by the exons ATGTATGCGCGGCAGTCCCGACCAGCAGGCAGCCGCGGGCCGTCCCGCACGCCGCACTTGCTGGAGATGAACCGCACCGCGCTGCGGGTCTGCGTCCTGCTGCTGGCCGGGCTGGGCCGAGCCGCCGCCGGGCAGGAGTATGACCACAACGACGAGAACGCTCCGCACTCCCAGGAGAGAG GTCCCAGTGACAGCCATTGGAGCTATGAAG ACCTAGGACAGTGGACCAAGCACTTCCCAGCATGTGCAGGCACCATGCAGTCACCCATCAACATCAACACGGAGACGACCATCTTCAGCCCCCAGCTGCGGCCCATCCAGCTCTCCGGCTACAGCCTGCCTGCCAGCCAGATGCTCATACTGAAGAACAACGGGCACACAG TGGTCCTGAAGCTGCCTGAGTCCTTGGCCATTGTGGGTGGCTATGCGCAGCAGTACCGTGCCGTGCAGCTGCACCTGCACTGGGGCTCTCCTTCGAAAGCTGGCTCCGAGCACACTGTTGACCACAAGCGCTTTGCTGGAGAG cTCCACGTGGTCCACTACAACACCAAGTATGAGAGCTTCGAGGCAGCCATGACCCGGCCGGatgggctggcagtgctgggggtcTTCCTGGAG GTTGGGCCAAGGGAGAACCCATACTACCAGCAGATACTCGAGCACCTGCACAACATCCAAGGGGAAG ATGATGAAGTTTTCGTGCCTGGGTTCAACATCGCCGGCTTGCTGCCTGACAGCCTGCACCTCTACTTCCACTACAATGGGTCCCTGACCACCCCACCCTGCCATGAGTCCGTCAAGTGGACTGTCTTCAACCAGACTGTGATGCTCTCCAAGGAACAG ATGACCACACTGGTGAGCAGCCTACAGACAGATGACAACCACCCCCTCATGAACAACTTTCGGCCGGAACAGAGCCTGCACAGGAGATGGGTGCTGGCAAGTTTTGAGCCCGGCTCCTCTCGGGAGAGGCAGGTGCCTGCAG GTGGTGGCAGCTCAGCAACAGCAG CAGGACACACCAGCTCATTTCATGCAG GGGatgtgctggctgtgcttttCGGGGTGCTCTTTGCCATCACAATGCTGGCTTTCCTGCTCTACGTCTACAAGAACCGCAGCCAGAATGCACG GCTGGACTCACCTACCAAATCCAAGGTCATCtacacagcagccacagccgAGAACACTGCCTGA
- the CA9 gene encoding carbonic anhydrase 9 isoform X3: MYARQSRPAGSRGPSRTPHLLEMNRTALRVCVLLLAGLGRAAAGQEYDHNDENAPHSQERGPSDSHWSYEDLGQWTKHFPACAGTMQSPININTETTIFSPQLRPIQLSGYSLPASQMLILKNNGHTVVLKLPESLAIVGGYAQQYRAVQLHLHWGSPSKAGSEHTVDHKRFAGELHVVHYNTKYESFEAAMTRPDGLAVLGVFLEVGPRENPYYQQILEHLHNIQGEDDEVFVPGFNIAGLLPDSLHLYFHYNGSLTTPPCHESVKWTVFNQTVMLSKEQMTTLVSSLQTDDNHPLMNNFRPEQSLHRRWVLASFEPGSSRERQVPAAGHTSSFHAGDVLAVLFGVLFAITMLAFLLYVYKNRSQNARLDSPTKSKVIYTAATAENTA, from the exons ATGTATGCGCGGCAGTCCCGACCAGCAGGCAGCCGCGGGCCGTCCCGCACGCCGCACTTGCTGGAGATGAACCGCACCGCGCTGCGGGTCTGCGTCCTGCTGCTGGCCGGGCTGGGCCGAGCCGCCGCCGGGCAGGAGTATGACCACAACGACGAGAACGCTCCGCACTCCCAGGAGAGAG GTCCCAGTGACAGCCATTGGAGCTATGAAG ACCTAGGACAGTGGACCAAGCACTTCCCAGCATGTGCAGGCACCATGCAGTCACCCATCAACATCAACACGGAGACGACCATCTTCAGCCCCCAGCTGCGGCCCATCCAGCTCTCCGGCTACAGCCTGCCTGCCAGCCAGATGCTCATACTGAAGAACAACGGGCACACAG TGGTCCTGAAGCTGCCTGAGTCCTTGGCCATTGTGGGTGGCTATGCGCAGCAGTACCGTGCCGTGCAGCTGCACCTGCACTGGGGCTCTCCTTCGAAAGCTGGCTCCGAGCACACTGTTGACCACAAGCGCTTTGCTGGAGAG cTCCACGTGGTCCACTACAACACCAAGTATGAGAGCTTCGAGGCAGCCATGACCCGGCCGGatgggctggcagtgctgggggtcTTCCTGGAG GTTGGGCCAAGGGAGAACCCATACTACCAGCAGATACTCGAGCACCTGCACAACATCCAAGGGGAAG ATGATGAAGTTTTCGTGCCTGGGTTCAACATCGCCGGCTTGCTGCCTGACAGCCTGCACCTCTACTTCCACTACAATGGGTCCCTGACCACCCCACCCTGCCATGAGTCCGTCAAGTGGACTGTCTTCAACCAGACTGTGATGCTCTCCAAGGAACAG ATGACCACACTGGTGAGCAGCCTACAGACAGATGACAACCACCCCCTCATGAACAACTTTCGGCCGGAACAGAGCCTGCACAGGAGATGGGTGCTGGCAAGTTTTGAGCCCGGCTCCTCTCGGGAGAGGCAGGTGCCTGCAG CAGGACACACCAGCTCATTTCATGCAG GGGatgtgctggctgtgcttttCGGGGTGCTCTTTGCCATCACAATGCTGGCTTTCCTGCTCTACGTCTACAAGAACCGCAGCCAGAATGCACG GCTGGACTCACCTACCAAATCCAAGGTCATCtacacagcagccacagccgAGAACACTGCCTGA
- the CA9 gene encoding carbonic anhydrase 9 isoform X2 produces MYARQSRPAGSRGPSRTPHLLEMNRTALRVCVLLLAGLGRAAAGQEYDHNDENAPHSQERGPSDSHWSYEDLGQWTKHFPACAGTMQSPININTETTIFSPQLRPIQLSGYSLPASQMLILKNNGHTVVLKLPESLAIVGGYAQQYRAVQLHLHWGSPSKAGSEHTVDHKRFAGELHVVHYNTKYESFEAAMTRPDGLAVLGVFLEVGPRENPYYQQILEHLHNIQGEDDEVFVPGFNIAGLLPDSLHLYFHYNGSLTTPPCHESVKWTVFNQTVMLSKEQMTTLVSSLQTDDNHPLMNNFRPEQSLHRRWVLASFEPGSSRERQVPAGGGSSATAGHTSSFHAGDVLAVLFGVLFAITMLAFLLYVYKNRSQNARLDSPTKSKVIYTAATAENTA; encoded by the exons ATGTATGCGCGGCAGTCCCGACCAGCAGGCAGCCGCGGGCCGTCCCGCACGCCGCACTTGCTGGAGATGAACCGCACCGCGCTGCGGGTCTGCGTCCTGCTGCTGGCCGGGCTGGGCCGAGCCGCCGCCGGGCAGGAGTATGACCACAACGACGAGAACGCTCCGCACTCCCAGGAGAGAG GTCCCAGTGACAGCCATTGGAGCTATGAAG ACCTAGGACAGTGGACCAAGCACTTCCCAGCATGTGCAGGCACCATGCAGTCACCCATCAACATCAACACGGAGACGACCATCTTCAGCCCCCAGCTGCGGCCCATCCAGCTCTCCGGCTACAGCCTGCCTGCCAGCCAGATGCTCATACTGAAGAACAACGGGCACACAG TGGTCCTGAAGCTGCCTGAGTCCTTGGCCATTGTGGGTGGCTATGCGCAGCAGTACCGTGCCGTGCAGCTGCACCTGCACTGGGGCTCTCCTTCGAAAGCTGGCTCCGAGCACACTGTTGACCACAAGCGCTTTGCTGGAGAG cTCCACGTGGTCCACTACAACACCAAGTATGAGAGCTTCGAGGCAGCCATGACCCGGCCGGatgggctggcagtgctgggggtcTTCCTGGAG GTTGGGCCAAGGGAGAACCCATACTACCAGCAGATACTCGAGCACCTGCACAACATCCAAGGGGAAG ATGATGAAGTTTTCGTGCCTGGGTTCAACATCGCCGGCTTGCTGCCTGACAGCCTGCACCTCTACTTCCACTACAATGGGTCCCTGACCACCCCACCCTGCCATGAGTCCGTCAAGTGGACTGTCTTCAACCAGACTGTGATGCTCTCCAAGGAACAG ATGACCACACTGGTGAGCAGCCTACAGACAGATGACAACCACCCCCTCATGAACAACTTTCGGCCGGAACAGAGCCTGCACAGGAGATGGGTGCTGGCAAGTTTTGAGCCCGGCTCCTCTCGGGAGAGGCAGGTGCCTGCAG GTGGTGGCAGCTCAGCAACAGCAG GACACACCAGCTCATTTCATGCAG GGGatgtgctggctgtgcttttCGGGGTGCTCTTTGCCATCACAATGCTGGCTTTCCTGCTCTACGTCTACAAGAACCGCAGCCAGAATGCACG GCTGGACTCACCTACCAAATCCAAGGTCATCtacacagcagccacagccgAGAACACTGCCTGA